Proteins from a genomic interval of Solea solea chromosome 10, fSolSol10.1, whole genome shotgun sequence:
- the cdkn2a/b gene encoding cyclin-dependent kinase 4 inhibitor B yields MTVVDDLTTAAATGSTAHVARLLREGAEVNAVNRFGRSAIQVMMMGSTPVAELLLTHGADPNVADTSTGRTPLHDAASAGFVDTVRLLVKHLADPQVRDKAKCRPADLARERGHKEVVAFLESL; encoded by the exons ATGACCGTCGTCGATGACCTGACAACGGCCGCAGCCACGGGGAGCACCGCGCATGTGGCGCGTCTCCTGCGGGAAGGAGCCGAGGTTAACGCGGTGAACCGTTTTGGACGAAGCGCCATACAG gtgatgatgatggggaGCACGCCGGTGGCGGAGCTGCTGCTGACGCACGGAGCGGACCCTAACGTCGCGGACACGAGCACCGGCAGGACGCCGCTGCACGACGCGGCCAGCGCGGGCTTCGTGGACACTGTGCGGCTGCTGGTCAAACACCTGGCGGACCCGCAGGTCCGGGACAAGGCAAAGTGTCGACCCGCTGATTTGGCTCGAGAGAGAGGTCACAAAGAGGTGGTCGCTTTCCTGGAGTCTCTCTAA